TCAGGGTACTTAGATGTTTCAGTTCCCCTGGTTCGCTTCTTAAGCCTATGTATTCAGCTTAAGATACCTAACTTATGTTAGGTGGGTTCCCCCATTCAGACATCTCCGGATCAAAGTCTGTTTGCCGACTCCCCGAAGCTTTTCGCAGGCTACCACGTCTTTCATCGCCTCTGACTGCCAAGGCATCCACCGTATGCGCTTCTTCACTTGACCATATAACCCCAAGCAATCTGGTTATACTGTGAAGACGACATTCGCCGAAAATTCGCGATTAAACTCACAAATTTTACCTTAGCCTGATCACCACCAGTGAAAGTGGCCATCAGTCTATCTTTCTATCACATACCCAAATTTTTAAAGAACGATCTAATCAAAGACTAGAAATCAACATTCACCATCGTCACGATGGAATGCTCATTTCTAAGCTTTCAACAAACAGAAGCAGTAGTGGTGGAGCCAAACGGGATCGAACCGTTGACCTCCTGCGTGCAAGGCAGGCGCTCTCCCAGCTGAGCTATGGCCCCGTATTTCTACAGGCGTTTCCCACACAAAATTGGTGGGTCTGGGCAGATTCGAACTGCCGACCTCACCCTTATCAGGGGTGCGCTCTAACCAACTGAGCTACAGACCCAATTTCGGGCTGCTTCTTATCGTCTTCTTCAATGAATCAAGCAATTCGTGTGGGAACTTATGGAGCAGCTGATGTCGTCGATTAAGGAGGTGATCCAGCCGCAGGTTCCCCTACGGCTACCTTGTTACGACTTCACCCCAGTCATGAATCACACCGTGGTAACCGTCCTCCCGAAGGTTAGACTAGCTACTTCTGGTGCAACCCACTCCCATGGTGTGACGGGCGGTGTGTACAAGGCCCGGGAACGTATTCACCGCGACATTCTGATTCGCGATTACTAGCGATTCCGACTTCACGCAGTCGAGTTGCAGACTGCGATCCGGACTACGATCGGTTTTATGGGATTAGCTCCACCTCGCGGCTTGGCAACCCTCTGTACCGACCATTGTAGCACGTGTGTAGCCCAGGCCGTAAGGGCCATGATGACTTGACGTCATCCCCACCTTCCTCCGGTTTGTCACCGGCAGTCTCCTTAGAGTGCCCACCATTACGTGCTGGTAACTAAGGACAAGGGTTGCGCTCGTTACGGGACTTAACCCAACATCTCACGACACGAGCTGACGACAGCCATGCAGCACCTGTCTCAATGTTCCCGAAGGCACCAATCCATCTCTGGAAAGTTCATTGGATGTCAAGGCCTGGTAAGGTTCTTCGCGTTGCTTCGAATTAAACCACATGCTCCACCGCTTGTGCGGGCCCCCGTCAATTCATTTGAGTTTTAACCTTGCGGCCGTACTCCCCAGGCGGTCAACTTAATGCGTTAGCTGCGCCACTAAGAGCTCAAGGCTCCCAACGGCTAGTTGACATCGTTTACGGCGTGGACTACCAGGGTATCTAATCCTGTTTGCTCCCCACGCTTTCGCACCTCAGTGTCAGTATCAGTCCAGGTGGTCGCCTTCGCCACTGGTGTTCCTTCCTATATCTACGCATTTCACCGCTACACAGGAAATTCCACCACCCTCTACCATACTCTAGCTCGTCAGTTTTGAATGCAGTTCCCAGGTTGAGCCCGGGGATTTCACATCCAACTTAACGAACCACCTACGCGCGCTTTACGCCCAGTAATTCCGATTAACGCTTGCACCCTCTGTATTACCGCGGCTGCTGGCACAGAGTTAGCCGGTGCTTATTCTGTCGGTAACGTCAAAACAATTACGTATTAGGTAACTGCCCTTCCTCCCAACTTAAAGTGCTTTACAATCCGAAGACCTTCTTCACACACGCGGCATGGCTGGCTGGATCAGGCTTTCGCCCATTGTCCAATATTCCCCACTGCTGCCTCCCGTAGGAGTCTGGACCGTGTCTCAGTTCCAGTGTGACTGATCATCCTCTCAGACCAGTTACGGATCGTCGCCTTGGTGAGCCATTACCTCACCAACTAGCTAATCCGACCTAGGCTCATCTGATAGCGCAAGGCCCGAAGGTCCCCTGCTTTCTCCCGTAGGACGTATGCGGTATTAGCGTCCGTTTCCGAGCGTTATCCCCCACTACCAGGCAGATTCCTAGGCATTACTCACCCGTCCGCCGCTCGCCACCAGGTACAAGTACCCGTGCTGCCGCTCGACTGCATGTGTTAGGCCTGCCGCCAGCGTTCAATCTGAGCCATGATCAAACTCTTCAGTTCAAACATCTTTGGGTTTTTAAGAAACCCTAAACTTGGCTCAGCAATCGTTGGTTACATCTTTGATTTCTCGCGGAGTAACTTGTGATGCTGATAATCTTGTTGACTATCAGTCTGACTCCACAAGCACCCACACGAATTGCTTGATTCAGTTGTTAAAGAGCGGTTGGTTAAGATCTTTCGTCTCAACCGAGGCGCGCATTCTACAGCAGCCTCTGTTGCTGTCAAGTGGTTATTTTCAGAAGTTTTCAAAGTTTCGCTTGGAAATCTTTAACAACTTCAACCACTTGCGCTTTCGATCTCTCGTTAGCGGGAGGCGAATTCTACAGCGTTACTCGCTGCTGTCAACACCTCTTTCTCTCCGCTTTCGACCGAGAAGATCGAACCGTCGATAAGGCGAAAACACACTGCCCTACCAACTCCTTCTGGCTTCGATGAACTGAAGCGCAACCACTGCCGAAAATCGCGTAACTCTTTGTTTACCAAGGAGTTTTCCGTTTCGACTGCGCCGGAAGTGGGGCGAATTATAGACTTCCAGAATCTGCCGTCAACCTCTAATTGCGCTTTTCTATCAATAACTTGCTGAAAGCCTGAAAACTGCACATTTCCTTCTATATAGGAGAGCAAAACCAGCCCTGCCATATAGAAGGAATCCTCAGAGCACTCCAGACGCCTTGAACCCGGCAACGATGCCGGCATCCAGACCCAACACCCGCTGTAGAACCTCCAACGTGTGCTCACCCAACAAAGGAGGCGCACTACGGTACTCCACCGGAGTCTCGGACAGACGTATCGGGCTCGCAACCTGCGGCACAATTCCGGCCAAAGCATGAGGCAGCTCAATGGCTAACCCACGCGCCTGCACCTGGGGATCGGCAAACATCTGAGCCAGATCATTGATCGGTCCGCACGGCACACCTGCCTGCTCCAGCTGCGCCACCCATTCGGCAGTAGTCTTGAACACGGTCGCCTGGCGGATCAACGGAATCAATACTGCCCGGTTAGCCACCCGCAATTTGTTGGTCGCAAAACGCGGATCATCCGCCCACTGCGGCTGACCAGCCACCTGCGCAAACTTGCGGAATTGCCCATCGTTACCCACGGTAAGGATGAAGTCGCCATCGGCCGTAGGAAAGTCCTGATACGGCACGATATTGGGGTGAGCATTGCCCAGGCGTTTAGGCGCATTGCCTGTAGTCAGATAGTTCATCGCCTGATTGGCCAGACAAGCCACCTGAACATCCAGCAATGCCATATCTATATGCTGACCGCCACCGCCCTGATCCCGATGAGCCAAGGCCGCCAGGATCGCTACCGTTGAATAGAGACCGGTCAAAATATCTGTCAGCGCCACACCGACTTTCACCGGCCCCGCCCCCTCATCTCCTTCGGGACGGCCAGTCAAACTCATCAGACCACCCAAGCCCTGGATCATGAAGTCATAGCCCGCACGCTTGGCATACGGACCGGTCTGGCCGAATCCGGTGATAGAGCAATAGATCAGCTTCGGATTAATCGCCTTGAGCGACTCATAGTCCAGCCCATAAGCCGCCAGGCCACCGACCTTGAAATTTTCTATGAGGATGTCCGACTTCGCCGCGAGCTCACGCACGAGCTGTTGCCCCTCTGGCCGCGTGAAGTCGATGGTTACTGATTGCTTGTTGCGATTGGCGGACAAGTAATAGGCCGCCTCGCTGGTATTCTCGCCATAGGCGTCCTTAAGGAACGGAGGCCCCCAGGCGCGCGTGTCATCGCCATTGCCCGGGCGCTCGACCTTGATAACTTCGGCGCCAAGGTCCGCCAGGATCTGCCCGGCCCAAGGCCCGGCAAGCACCCGCGATAAATCCAGTACTCGTAGATGCGAAAGCGCGCCCATGGCCGTTCTCCTATTAATAGAACGCCTGGATGCCAGTCTGAGCGCGACCGAGGATCAGTGCGTGGACGTCATGCGTACCTTCATAGGTATTCACCACTTCCAGGTTGACCAGGTGCCGAGCGACACCGAACTCATCGGAGATGCCGTTGCCACCCAGCATGTCGCGCGCCATGCGAGCGATATCGAGGGATTTGCCACAGGAGTTGCGCTTCATCATCGAAGTAATCTCGACGGCAGCCGTGCCTTCATCCTTCATACGACCCAGACGCAGGCAGCCTTGCAGCGCCATGGTGATTTCGGTCTGCATGTCAGCCAGCTTCTTCTGGATCAACTGTGTGGCCGCCAATGGACGACCAAACTGCTTACGATCCAGGGTGTACTGACGAGCGGTGTGCCAGCAGAACTCGGCAGCCCCCAGTGCGCCCCAGGAAATGCCATAACGCGCCGAGTTAAGGCAGGTAAAAGGACCTTTCAAGCCCCGGACATCCGGGAAGATGTTCTCTTCAGGGACAAACACGTTGTCCATGACGATCTCGCCGGTGATAGATGCACGCAGGCCAACCTTGCCGTGAATCGCCGGAGCGCTCAGGCCTTTCCAGCCCTTCTCCAGAACAAAACCACGAATGTCGCCTGCGTCGTCCTTGCCCCAAACCACGAACACATCGGCGATCGGGCTGTTGGTGATCCACATTTTGCTGCCGGTGAGGCTGTAGCCGCCTTCCACTTTGCGTGCACGAGTAATCATCGCGCCCGGGTCGGAACCGTGGTCAGGCTCGGTCAGACCGAAGCAACCGATCCATTCACCCGATGCCAGCTTCGGCAGGTATTTCTGCTTCTGTGCTTCGGTACCGAATTCGTTGATCGGCACCATGACCAGCGAGGACTGCACGCTCATCATCGAGCGATAGCCGGAGTCGACACGCTCGACCTCACGGGCAATCAGACCGTAGCTGACGTAGTTCAGGCCGCTGCCACCGTATTGCTCAGGAATGGTCGCACCCAACAGACCCACCTCACCCATCTCGCGAAAGATCGCCGGGTCGGTCTTCTCATGACGGAAAGCCTCGAGAACGCGCGGCGCGAGCTTCTGCTGAGCGAATTGCTGAGCCGTATCGCGAATCATGCGCTCTTCTTCAGTGAGCTGTTGATCCAGCAGCAGGGGATCGATCCAGTTGAAGCTAGCTTTACCGCCCATGAGTGAGTCCTCTCGAATCGGGTCAAATAACGTGGAGTGATCCTAGGCCGGGTTCGGCTTCACGACAAACGAGGATTTTGCATACTGTTGTGCTAATTTCTCACTCCGTAACGTCGCAAAATAGCCTATATGCGATGTATTAGTGAGGTTGACGTACATGCGCCGGAAGATTCCCAGTACAACCGCTCTGATCAGTTTTGAAGCTGCAGCGCGCCACGAGAGCTTTACCAAGGCAGCCCAGGAACTTTCCCTCACGCAGGGAGCGATTTGCCGACAGATCGCCAGCCTAGAGGAGTTCCTCAACGTCGAACTATTCCGACGCTCCCGGCGCGGAGTGAAGTTGACGGAGGCCGGGCTTTCCTACAGCCGCCGAGTGGCCACCCAACTTGATGCGGTTGAACGCGACACTTTGTCAGTGATGGGCCAGCAAGGCACCAACATGATCGAGCTGGCGGTGGTGCCAACCTTCGGCACTCAATGGCTGCTGCCTCGACTCAAGGATTTTCAGCACAAACACCCGGAAGTGACGGTCAACCTCACCAATCGCACGCGCCCCTTCCTGTTTGCCGACACCGACTTCGATGCCGCGATCTATTTCGGCGACGCCGACTGGTCGGGTACTGAATCCCACAGGCTAATGGGCGAAAATCCGATGCCGGTGTGCAGCCCCACCTTACTGGGAAAAAAAACCAATCTGACCCCCAGTGAAATCGCCGAACTACCTCTGCTGCAACAGACCACACGCCCTTACGCCTGGCGCCAGTGGTTCAACTCTCAAAACCTGAATATCCCGCGAGACATGACAGGGCCGCGTTACGAGCTATTCTCCATGCTTGCTCAAGCTGCGATGCACGACATGGGGATCGCGCTGATTCCACCGTTCCTGATTCAGCGCGAATTAGCAGAGAAGCGTCTGGTGATTGCCAACGCTCAGGCACTATCTAGCATTAAGGCCTATTACCTGATGATTCCTGATCGAAAGGTCGAATCAGCTTCTTTAAAGGCATTTCGCGATTGGCTAGTGAATCAGGCTCACAGCTACAACCTAGAAGGATAAAGGCCCGCACCTATTAGTTGACCACGTAGTCAGATAAACAAAAGCACTACAGATATAAGTATTTGTCGCATATTGGAAGACTGTACTGAGGAGTAGCACAAACGTCCTACACAGGCCTGAATACGTGGCCTTGAGCCTCTACTGCCAGGCAATGACGCCTCATTCACCGTGCCGATGTATAAATTCTTGAATTTTGGACAGAATCCTCACAAGCCACGGCCTGCAAGGGATTGCTCCGATAAGTGCGACATTCGGTCACGGGGTGACTTGTAGTTAATTTTCCGTCACCCGTCATAATCCCTTGAAGGGCACAAAGTTCGCCTGCAAAATGCCGCGCCCCGCCCTGATTTGGCGGGATCGTGCTGATCGGCCGCCCCAGCCGCACCATCCGAAGTGCCTGGGTTTACTCAATAAGATCACGCAGGAGATTTGACGTGCACATTGGTGTTCCTCTCGAAACCCAGACGGGTGAAACACGGGTTGCTGCAACCCCGGAAACCATCAAGAAGCTGATCGGCCAGGGTCATAAGGTCACTGTACAAAGCGGCGCCGGCATTAACGCCAGCGTTGTGGACAGTGCTTATGAAGCGGCAGGCGCAACCATTGGCAGCGCCAATGATGCGTTTGGTGCCGAGCTGATTCTCAAGGTGGTCGCCCCCAGCGACAGCGAACTGACGCTGATCAAGAGCGGCACCGTCGTCGTGGGCATGCTCAACCCGTTTAGCAATGAAACCATCGCCAAACTGGCCGAATGCGGCATTACCGCGTTTGCACTGGAAGCTGCGCCACGCACCTCCCGCGCCCAGAGCCTGGATGTGCTGTCCTCCCAAGCGAACATCGCCGGTTATAAATCCGTGCTATTGGCCGCTCACTACTACCCACGATTCATGCCGATGCTGATGACTGCCGCTGGTACAGTGAAAGCGGCGCGCGTGCTGATTCTCGGCGCTGGCGTCGCCGGTTTGCAGGCGATCGCTACCGCCAAGCGTCTGGGCGCTGTGATCGAAGCCTCCGACGTGCGTCCTGCGGTGAAGGAACAGATCGAATCTCTGGGTGCGAAATTCGTCGATGTGCCGTACGAAACCGATGAAGAGCGCGAATGCGCCGTCGGTGTCGGCGGTTACGCGCGTCCCATGCCGGCCAGCTGGATGCAGCGTCAGGCCCTCGCCGTGCACGAACGCGCCAAGCAGGCTGACATCGTCATTACTACTGCGCTGATCCCGGGCCGCAAGGCGCCGACACTGTTGAGCGCCGAAACCGTGGCGCAGATGAAGCCTGGCTCGGTGGTCATCGACCTCGCGGCAGCGCAGGGCGGCAACTGCCCGCTGACCGTGGCCGATCAGGTGGTCGTCGAGAATGGCGTGACCATTTGCGGCCCGACCAATCTGGCCGGTGCAGTCGCGGCCGATGCTTCGGCGCTGTATGCGCGCAACCTGCTGGACTTCCTGAAGCTGGTCTTCAACAAAGAAGGCCAGTTTGAAGTGAACCTCGAAGACGACATCGTCGCCGCGTGCCTGATGTGCCGCGACGGCCAAGTCATCCGCAAAAACGCCTAAGCAGGGATTCAGACGATGGAAGAGCTTATCTCCCCCGGTATCTACAACCTGATCATCTTCGTGCTGGCGATTTATGTCGGTTATCACGTGGTGTGGAACGTTACACCTGCACTGCATACGCCGTTGATGGCGGTAACCAACGCCATTTCGGCGATTGTGATCGTCGGCGCCATGCTGGCGGCAGCTTTGACCGTGACCCCACTGGGTAAGACCATGGGCACCCTGGCGGTGGCTCTGGCGGCCGTGAACGTGTTCGGTGGTTTCCTCGTGACTCGCAGAATGCTTGAGATGTTCAAGAAAAAAGCCCCGAAAGCCGTAAAAGAAGAGGCGCCCAAGTAATGAGCATGAATCTGGTAACGACGCTGTACCTGATCGCGTCGATCTGCTTCATCCAGGCCCTCAAAGGCCTGTCGCACCCGACCACGTCGCGGCGCGGCAATGTGTACGGAATGCTTGGCATGGCCCTGGCGATCATCACCACGGTCGGCCTTATTTATAAGCTAGGGGCAGAGCTGGCGACTGCCGGCATCGGTTACGTCATCGTAGGTCTGTTGGTCGGCGGCACTGCCGGCTCGATCATGGCCAAGCGCGTTGAAATGACCAAAATGCCGGAACTGGTCGCCTTCATGCACAGCATGATCGGTATGGCCGCCGTGTTCATCGCCATCGCCGCCGTAGTCGAGCCGCAGTCGCTGGGCATCGTTAAACAGTTGGGGGATTCGATTCCGGCGGGCAACCGTCTGGAGCTGTTCCTCGGCGCGGCCATCGGTGCAATCACCTTCTCCGGTTCGGTGATCGCGTTCGGCAAGCTCTCGGGCAAGTACAAGTTCCGCTTGTTCCAAGGCGCACCGGTACAGTTCAGCGGTCAGCACAAGCTGAACCTGCTGCTGGGTCTGGCGACGCTGGCGCTGGGTGTCACCTTCATGTTGACCGGCAATCTCAGCGCGTTTGCTCTGATGCTTGTCCTGGCCTTCGTGATGGGCGTGCTGATCATCATCCCGATCGGCGGTGCCGACATGCCTGTCGTGGTGTCGATGCTCAACAGTTACTCCGGCTGGGCAGCAGCGGGTATCGGCTTCTCGCTGAACAACTCGATGCTGATCATTGCCGGCTCGCTGGTCGGCTCGTCCGGTGCCATCCTCTCGTACATCATGTGCAAGGCAATGAACCGTTCGTTCTTCAACGTACTGCTCGGCGGTTTCGGCAACACAGCAGATGCCGCTGGCCCGGCAGGCTCGAAAGAAGCCCGCCCGGTGAAATCCGGTTCGGCTGACGACGCCACCTTCCTGCTGACCAACGCCGACACTGTGATCATCGTTCCGGGCTATGGCCTGGCAGTGGCTCGCGCGCAGCACGCCTTGAAAGAACTGACCGAGAAACTGAGCCATCGCGGAGTGACCGTGAAGTATGCGATTCACCCGGTTGCCGGCCGGATGCCTGGCCACATGAACGTATTGTTGGCCGAGGCCGAAGTGCCTTACGACCAGGTGTTCGAGATGGAAGACATCAACTCCGAGTTCGGCCAGGCCGACGTGGTGCTGGTGCTCGGCGCCAACGACGTGGTGAACCCGGCGGCCAAGAACGACCCGAAATCGCCGATTGCCGGCATGCCGATTCTCGAAGCGTTCAAGGCCAAGACCATCATCGTCAACAAGCGCTCGATGGCCAGCGGCTATGCCGGCCTGGACAACGAGCTGTTCTACCTGGACAAGACCATGATGGTTTTCGGCGATGCCAAGAAAGTCATCGAAGACATGGTTAAAGCCGTCGAGTAAAAACCTTCGGTAACCTGGACGCCCCGACTCGTCGGGGCGTTTTT
This genomic stretch from Pseudomonas wuhanensis harbors:
- a CDS encoding CaiB/BaiF CoA transferase family protein — protein: MGALSHLRVLDLSRVLAGPWAGQILADLGAEVIKVERPGNGDDTRAWGPPFLKDAYGENTSEAAYYLSANRNKQSVTIDFTRPEGQQLVRELAAKSDILIENFKVGGLAAYGLDYESLKAINPKLIYCSITGFGQTGPYAKRAGYDFMIQGLGGLMSLTGRPEGDEGAGPVKVGVALTDILTGLYSTVAILAALAHRDQGGGGQHIDMALLDVQVACLANQAMNYLTTGNAPKRLGNAHPNIVPYQDFPTADGDFILTVGNDGQFRKFAQVAGQPQWADDPRFATNKLRVANRAVLIPLIRQATVFKTTAEWVAQLEQAGVPCGPINDLAQMFADPQVQARGLAIELPHALAGIVPQVASPIRLSETPVEYRSAPPLLGEHTLEVLQRVLGLDAGIVAGFKASGVL
- a CDS encoding acyl-CoA dehydrogenase, giving the protein MGGKASFNWIDPLLLDQQLTEEERMIRDTAQQFAQQKLAPRVLEAFRHEKTDPAIFREMGEVGLLGATIPEQYGGSGLNYVSYGLIAREVERVDSGYRSMMSVQSSLVMVPINEFGTEAQKQKYLPKLASGEWIGCFGLTEPDHGSDPGAMITRARKVEGGYSLTGSKMWITNSPIADVFVVWGKDDAGDIRGFVLEKGWKGLSAPAIHGKVGLRASITGEIVMDNVFVPEENIFPDVRGLKGPFTCLNSARYGISWGALGAAEFCWHTARQYTLDRKQFGRPLAATQLIQKKLADMQTEITMALQGCLRLGRMKDEGTAAVEITSMMKRNSCGKSLDIARMARDMLGGNGISDEFGVARHLVNLEVVNTYEGTHDVHALILGRAQTGIQAFY
- a CDS encoding LysR family transcriptional regulator, which codes for MRRKIPSTTALISFEAAARHESFTKAAQELSLTQGAICRQIASLEEFLNVELFRRSRRGVKLTEAGLSYSRRVATQLDAVERDTLSVMGQQGTNMIELAVVPTFGTQWLLPRLKDFQHKHPEVTVNLTNRTRPFLFADTDFDAAIYFGDADWSGTESHRLMGENPMPVCSPTLLGKKTNLTPSEIAELPLLQQTTRPYAWRQWFNSQNLNIPRDMTGPRYELFSMLAQAAMHDMGIALIPPFLIQRELAEKRLVIANAQALSSIKAYYLMIPDRKVESASLKAFRDWLVNQAHSYNLEG
- a CDS encoding Re/Si-specific NAD(P)(+) transhydrogenase subunit alpha; translated protein: MHIGVPLETQTGETRVAATPETIKKLIGQGHKVTVQSGAGINASVVDSAYEAAGATIGSANDAFGAELILKVVAPSDSELTLIKSGTVVVGMLNPFSNETIAKLAECGITAFALEAAPRTSRAQSLDVLSSQANIAGYKSVLLAAHYYPRFMPMLMTAAGTVKAARVLILGAGVAGLQAIATAKRLGAVIEASDVRPAVKEQIESLGAKFVDVPYETDEERECAVGVGGYARPMPASWMQRQALAVHERAKQADIVITTALIPGRKAPTLLSAETVAQMKPGSVVIDLAAAQGGNCPLTVADQVVVENGVTICGPTNLAGAVAADASALYARNLLDFLKLVFNKEGQFEVNLEDDIVAACLMCRDGQVIRKNA
- a CDS encoding NAD(P) transhydrogenase subunit alpha, with the translated sequence MEELISPGIYNLIIFVLAIYVGYHVVWNVTPALHTPLMAVTNAISAIVIVGAMLAAALTVTPLGKTMGTLAVALAAVNVFGGFLVTRRMLEMFKKKAPKAVKEEAPK
- a CDS encoding NAD(P)(+) transhydrogenase (Re/Si-specific) subunit beta → MSMNLVTTLYLIASICFIQALKGLSHPTTSRRGNVYGMLGMALAIITTVGLIYKLGAELATAGIGYVIVGLLVGGTAGSIMAKRVEMTKMPELVAFMHSMIGMAAVFIAIAAVVEPQSLGIVKQLGDSIPAGNRLELFLGAAIGAITFSGSVIAFGKLSGKYKFRLFQGAPVQFSGQHKLNLLLGLATLALGVTFMLTGNLSAFALMLVLAFVMGVLIIIPIGGADMPVVVSMLNSYSGWAAAGIGFSLNNSMLIIAGSLVGSSGAILSYIMCKAMNRSFFNVLLGGFGNTADAAGPAGSKEARPVKSGSADDATFLLTNADTVIIVPGYGLAVARAQHALKELTEKLSHRGVTVKYAIHPVAGRMPGHMNVLLAEAEVPYDQVFEMEDINSEFGQADVVLVLGANDVVNPAAKNDPKSPIAGMPILEAFKAKTIIVNKRSMASGYAGLDNELFYLDKTMMVFGDAKKVIEDMVKAVE